The genomic DNA GCCAAGATCGTATCCCAGAATATTCTTGAGGTCCTGGTCATCGATCCCACCAGAAATCACCGCGGCGGCTCCGATCTCAACCGCTTTGGCAATCGCCTCGTTCGTCATCCGGGCTCCACCAATGATGACGCATCCAGACATTTCCGGCTTTATATGCTCTGCTCTGAGAATTTCGTCAGGAGTTTGACAGGCGACCGCAATTGGGCCGTAAGCTTCACTCCCAATTCCGAAAATTCCCTGAATGAATGCGACCGTCGATTCAATCACGACACCATGTTCGGGCATGATGTCAACAACCTTGCCCGTAACGTAAGCCTTCACCTGCACAGGAATCGGTTCGCCACGCAGAATGACTTGTCCGGTAATCTTTGAAACCGCTTCGAGGACTCCCGCCGATTTGGAATTGTATTGCGTTTTGAAGAAGCCGAAAATCCCCTTGGATTCTGCGAGCAGATCGCCGATCTCTACGCGATCGCCAACCTCCTTTTTCATGCAATTCTGAAGCTCAGCTGGCGCGGTCGCGAGTAGATTCGCGAGATTGATCGGGAAAATGTTACCCGGAATCTGGGCTTCTGCAACGACATCTTCGGCTTGAACGTCCTGACCTTTTTGGACATGCACGGACCCGGAAATCGGCAGGATGCGACGGACCCGCAGGTTCGTGCATTCGGTCACTTTCAGTCCTGGTGTGTATGCGTGTGCCATCAGTGCAATTACTTTGAGCTAATTAATGGTTCGTTATCATAAAGATTCAAGGCTTCCACCCACTGAGAAACATCCTGCCGTGAGTAACCTGTTTCACTACCAACAAGTAAAGGACGTCCCCGACCGTCCAGAATGATGCCAACCGTTCCGCCGTGAACGGTTTTTTCGATAGTCTGTCCTTTGCCGTTTCCGACATCCAATTTGCGATGCGGTGTAATACTGACGCGAGCTTCCTGGTCGGCAGCCAGCGGAATTCGTTTGAGTTCACCCGCCAGTATTTCTCCCTGAGCCGTCACGTCTCCTGTGATCCGGTATTCGAACGCCACTTTATTCGGCACCGGTTTACCAGCAGTCGCGATGCAGGTACCCAGATAAATCAGACAATCCCGTTCAAAGACTTCTAGAGCCGCTTGCGGATGAACCTGAGCGAGCACTCCCAGATGCGGCATCATGAAGATGCTGTCTTTGGCCAGCCGAGTGAATCCTTCCGGCTCGAAGGCATCAATCAGCATGGCAGCCGTCTGTTCCATGCGGGGTGCATGTGAGAGGACGCCGCCAGATGCGACCAGCAAATCGAGTTGCATGTTGTCCACAATCGAATTACCACCGGAATCCTGAGTGAATAAATCGCCCACGGTTCGTTGTTGCTGAACACCTTTGAGAGTTGTCGCGAACTCTTTGTGTTGCAAATAAGCCAGCCGCAATGCTTCGCGTGAAACGGCTTGCTCAAAGATCAACGCTTCCAGGGATTGCGGAATCGTTGTCGGGCGAATCATCTTGTTTTTTACGCGATTTCGCAGTTCTCGTTCGTCCATGTCGACATGCACCCACCGCAAAATATTAGGCATTGTCGCTTCGGCGCACACATTCGAAATCGAATAGCTCATCCCCAGATTGGCACTGACGGTTCGATTGAATTCGCCGTGAAACACACTGAAAACATCGGTCGTCGCGCCGCCGATGTCGACACCAACCGCATTAATGCCCGCCGTATCGGCAATCGTTTTCAGGATATTTCCCACCGCTCCCGGCGTCGGCATGATGGGGGCATCGGTCCAGGCGATCAGCTTGTCGTAGCCAGGAGCATGAGCCATCACATGTTCGAGAAACAGATCGTGAATCATATCCCGAGCAGGGCCCAGATTTTCACGGTCGAGAATCGGGCGAACATTTTCGACTTGAGAGAGTTCGACGGAATCGTCAAAGGTCTCCCGCACCATCGGCCAGGCTTCTTTGTTTCCTGCAAAGATGACGGGCATTCGGTATTCGCTGCCGAAGCGAGGTTGCGGTTTGGCCGGGGCGATTAACTCAGCCAGCTGCACGACATGCTTTTCGGTTCCGCCATCGGTTCCGCCAGCCATCAGAATCATGTCGGGACGCAGTTCGCGGATTCGCTGGATTTGTTCAAAGGGTTTGCGTTTGTCGTTGGAGGCAATCATGTCGAGCACAATTGCACCTGCTCCCAGCGCGGCTCGTTTGGCCGAAGCAGCGGTCATCTCGCGGACAACACCTGAGACCAGCATCTGCAAGCCTCCACCGGCACTCGAAGTGGAGATGTAAATATCGCAGCCTTCATTGCCCCGAGCAGGGCGGATGATTTCGTTATTCTCGTCGAGCAGTTTGCGACCAGCCAGTTCGCCGATTTCGGCGATTGCATTCGCCACACCAATTGTCACATTGGCAGCGGGTTCTTCAACAGTGGTTGGAGCTTCACCGCGGTAGGTTTGACGATAATGCCCATCGATCTTCTCGATCATGATGGCCTTAGTGGTCGTACTGCCACAGTCGGTCGCCAGGATGACATTAATCTCGTCAGGAGAAATCACAGGCATCGGTTTCCATACCGGAGTTGTCAATTTATGGGGACGAATCTTCACCCGCGGGCTGGGTTGAAGTCTTGTCAGAGCCTAGTGAATCCGATTCAGTTTTACCACTCAAATCGGGGTTGAGCCTGTCCTGCAGGATATCGATCGCATCCCGACGTTCAAGAAACAGTGCAAACTCACGATACTCTTCGGCTGAAAACAAAGCCGTCGCAAACGGTTCGAGAAAGTGCATTCCCTGAGCACCGATGTAATTCAACGGCCGGGACAACTCCAGAAACGCAGCCGCAGCCGGCACCATTTTCCGCTCACGGATTTTTTGACAAAGCCGGTCGACTATCCGTTCCTGGACCTCAGATAAAGGTTGATCGCTTCGTGGACCAACCGCAAAAGCATGTTTCAATTTTTCCCATGCCATGAAAAGTACCCGCATTTGATTAATAAAATTTGAACCGCGGATGAACGCAGATATACGCAGATGGGTCTAATATCAAATTGGGTTTAATGCCGACCATCTGTGGTTCTTGTATTGGCAACTCGTTTCCATGAAAGTTTTGAATACTTGAAATTGAGAATTAGGCCAACTTGTAATCTTGTAAGCTTTAAATAATTCAACATTTGTCCAAGTTCTGTGTCACCTATTCGATCAATCGTCTTTGTTTCAACGATCACGGAATCGTAAACGATCAAATCAGGAATATACTCTCCAACAAGAATGTTTTTGTAAAGCACATCATATTTTCGCTGTTGGATGACGGGAATTCCTCTCAATCTCAATTCTACAACCAGTGCATTTTCATAAGGCTTTTCAAGTAAACCAAGACCAAGCTTATTACTGACTTCGAAAGCTGCGCTTAAGATACTCTCGGTTTCATCTTTAAATAAAACTGTCATTAATAAATCTCATAATAAAATTGAACCGCGGATGAACAGAGGTTAACGTGTTTGAAAAACATCTGCGTTCATCCGCGTTTATCTGCGGTTCAAAAAAACTTAACCCAGTATATCCTCAATCACATGCGGTTCTTCAACTCCGGTCAGGCGCATATCAAGCCCTTGGTGTTGGTAGTAGAGTTGGCGGTGGTCGAGGCCGAGCATGTGGAGCATGGTGGCGTGCATGTCGCGGACGTGGGTTGGTTTTTCGACCGCGTGGTAGCCGAATTCATCGGTGTTGCCGTGGGAAGTTCCTCCTTTGATTCCACCTCCAGCCATCCACATCGAAAAGCCTTTGATGTGATGATCGCGCCCGACTCCTCCTTTGCCCTGGAACATCGGTGTGCGGCCGAATTCGCCTCCCCAGATGACCAGCGTTTCCTCTAGCATACCGCGTTGTTTGAGGTCCTGTATCAGGGCATAAGTCGGCTGATCGGTCAGGCCACAGCAGACCTTCATGTACTTATCGAGCCCGCCATGATGATCCCAACCGCGATGATACAAATGGATAAACCGGACTCCGCGCTCTGCAAGCCGACGGGCTAAAAGGCAGTTGGAGGCAAAAGAACCATCGCCCGGTTTGGCTCCGTACATATCGAGAACATGCTTCGGCTCGTTCGACATATCGACTAAATCAGGGACGGAGGTCTGCATCCGAAAGGCCATTTCATATGCAGAGAGTCGGGTTTCGAGTTCCGGGTTCTGTACTGTTTTCTGACGATGCTGATCGAGTTGCCGAATCGTCTCGACGATTCGGCCTTGTTGAGAGTTGGAAATTCCGCCGGGGGGCTTTACATAATAGACAGGATCTCCACTGGAGTTGAATTCGACTCCTTGAAAACGACTCGGGAGAAAGCCAGCTCCCCATTGTCGTGAAGCGATTGGCTGAGGATTTCGGCCGCCGACACTCGACATCACCACAAAACCGGGCAACTCCTGAGTTTCGGAGCCGAGGCCGTAGGTGATCCAAGAACCCATCGAAGGCCGCCCCGAGATGACGGTGCCGGTATTCATGAAAGTGTGAGCTGGGTCGTGATTGATCTGCTCGGTATGCATCGATTTGAGAACGCAAATGTCATCGGCCATTTTCGCATGCCAGGGAAGATAATCGCTGACTTCGAGGCCACCTTCTCCATATTTCTGAAACTTCGTAAGTGGCCCCTGAGCGATCAGTTCTTTTCCCTGCAATTGGGCAATCGGCTGCCCGGCTGTGACGGAGGCTGGCATCGGCTGCCCGCTGAGTCGCTCTAGTTCTGGTTTGTAATCGAAAGTTTCCAGATGCGATGGTCCACCAGCCATGCACAGGAAGATGACCCGCTTGACTCGCGGTGGAAAATGAGGCTTTTGAGATTGCTTATGAGCAGGACTCGCTTGAGTCTCATTGTTCAATAAATTCGAAAACGCAGCAGCTCCAAGGCCAACCCCTGCTTGGGAAAGGAATGTGCGACGGTTTAAGTGAGTGGCTAATTGATAATCAAAAGACATAATGTTTCTCACAAAAAGTAATAAATCATGCAGGCGAGCCCTGCCAGTTATGGCAGGGGTATTCTCATGATGATTAAAATGAAGTAGCGAATGATCGTCGAGAATGACTCAGACCCACCCGAGTCATTACTGACTCGGCTCGCCAAAATCCTTTTGTTGGTCAGTTGCGTGTTGTCACTTCGCTCAGGTTTAAGAGGACACGAGCGACTTGTGTCCAGGCTGCCAGTTGATTCTGAGGAAGAGTCGCATTTGCTTTCTTCAATCCGACATTCAGCAGTTTCTCTGCATCTTGAGGATTTGTCTGATAGTATTGGAATTGATCATCCAGCAATCCGAGTAACATCTCCTGTTCGAGTACATCGGGCTGACGGGACAAGGCTAATTGATACGCGTAGTTCAATTGCAATTGTTCCTCATCTCCCCCCTCAAGCAATATTCGCTCAGCCAGACATCGAGCCGATTCGAGGAATGTTGGGTCGTTTAATAATGTTAAAGCTGCTATGGGAGTATTGGAACGTGGTCGCTCGGCAGTGCACTCTTCCCGGCTTGGGGCATCGAAGGCTTTGAGCATTGGATGAAGAAACTGACGCTGCCAGTGCATGTAGACGCCGCGTCTCCACTGCTGTTGATTCGTGTCGGCTGTATATTTGCGAGTCGGAAAATTCAAGTGTCGATAATAACCTGCTGGTTGATAGGGCTTGATACTTGGTCCGCCATATTCGCTGACCAGCAGTCCGCTCACGGCTAACGCATTATCGCGAATCATTTCGGCAGGTAGACGATAACGGGACTGACGGGCGTAGAGTCTGTTTTCAGGATCGATTTCCTCAAGTTGAGAATTGCTTAACGACTCCTGACGATAAGTATGGCTGCTCGCCATCAGTTTGAGCATATGCTTGATATCCCATCCAGAATCGACGAATTCAATCGCCAACTGATCAAGTAGTTTTGGATGCGTCGGCGGGCTCCCCTGACCGCCGAAATCATTCAGGTCGGCCAGTCCATGACCAAACATCAAGCTCCAGAGACGATTCACAAACACGCGAGCAGTCAACAGGCCGGAACCATTCTCGGCATCGACCAGCCAGTTTGCCAGATCGAGACGTGATGATCGATCAGAAGTTTTCAATGTTCCTAGAAACTCGGGAATAGCCGGTTGGACGATCGGTCCAGAATCATCCTGCCAGTTGCCACGG from Rubinisphaera italica includes the following:
- a CDS encoding DUF1501 domain-containing protein; protein product: MSFDYQLATHLNRRTFLSQAGVGLGAAAFSNLLNNETQASPAHKQSQKPHFPPRVKRVIFLCMAGGPSHLETFDYKPELERLSGQPMPASVTAGQPIAQLQGKELIAQGPLTKFQKYGEGGLEVSDYLPWHAKMADDICVLKSMHTEQINHDPAHTFMNTGTVISGRPSMGSWITYGLGSETQELPGFVVMSSVGGRNPQPIASRQWGAGFLPSRFQGVEFNSSGDPVYYVKPPGGISNSQQGRIVETIRQLDQHRQKTVQNPELETRLSAYEMAFRMQTSVPDLVDMSNEPKHVLDMYGAKPGDGSFASNCLLARRLAERGVRFIHLYHRGWDHHGGLDKYMKVCCGLTDQPTYALIQDLKQRGMLEETLVIWGGEFGRTPMFQGKGGVGRDHHIKGFSMWMAGGGIKGGTSHGNTDEFGYHAVEKPTHVRDMHATMLHMLGLDHRQLYYQHQGLDMRLTGVEEPHVIEDILG
- a CDS encoding GxxExxY protein, with product MTVLFKDETESILSAAFEVSNKLGLGLLEKPYENALVVELRLRGIPVIQQRKYDVLYKNILVGEYIPDLIVYDSVIVETKTIDRIGDTELGQMLNYLKLTRLQVGLILNFKYSKLSWKRVANTRTTDGRH
- a CDS encoding glutamate mutase L, whose amino-acid sequence is MPVISPDEINVILATDCGSTTTKAIMIEKIDGHYRQTYRGEAPTTVEEPAANVTIGVANAIAEIGELAGRKLLDENNEIIRPARGNEGCDIYISTSSAGGGLQMLVSGVVREMTAASAKRAALGAGAIVLDMIASNDKRKPFEQIQRIRELRPDMILMAGGTDGGTEKHVVQLAELIAPAKPQPRFGSEYRMPVIFAGNKEAWPMVRETFDDSVELSQVENVRPILDRENLGPARDMIHDLFLEHVMAHAPGYDKLIAWTDAPIMPTPGAVGNILKTIADTAGINAVGVDIGGATTDVFSVFHGEFNRTVSANLGMSYSISNVCAEATMPNILRWVHVDMDERELRNRVKNKMIRPTTIPQSLEALIFEQAVSREALRLAYLQHKEFATTLKGVQQQRTVGDLFTQDSGGNSIVDNMQLDLLVASGGVLSHAPRMEQTAAMLIDAFEPEGFTRLAKDSIFMMPHLGVLAQVHPQAALEVFERDCLIYLGTCIATAGKPVPNKVAFEYRITGDVTAQGEILAGELKRIPLAADQEARVSITPHRKLDVGNGKGQTIEKTVHGGTVGIILDGRGRPLLVGSETGYSRQDVSQWVEALNLYDNEPLISSK